A single Methylobacterium sp. 17Sr1-1 DNA region contains:
- a CDS encoding N-carbamoyl-D-amino-acid hydrolase has translation MRVIRTAAAQLGPIQKAEDRDSVVARMIALMDEAKRQDADLIVYPELALTTFFPRWYHEDRAEADHWFEREMPGPATAPLFAKAREHGMAMSFGYAELTPEGRHFNTSILVDRDGTLVGKYRKVHLPGHDEFDHERSHQHLEKRYFEPGDLGFPVWRMLGGILGMCICNDRRWPETYRVMGLQGVEMVMLGFNTPSVNAQRGAEGIEERLFHHRLSVQAGAYQNATWVVAVAKAGSEDGHHLTGGTLIVDPNGKIVAELPGEADGVIVHPCDLDETRFGKETIFDFARHRRIEHYGRITAQTGVVLPE, from the coding sequence ATGCGCGTGATCCGCACCGCCGCCGCCCAGCTCGGGCCGATCCAGAAGGCCGAGGACCGCGACAGCGTCGTCGCCCGGATGATCGCCCTGATGGACGAGGCGAAACGCCAGGACGCAGACCTGATCGTCTATCCGGAGCTGGCGCTCACCACCTTCTTCCCGCGCTGGTACCACGAGGACCGGGCCGAGGCCGATCACTGGTTCGAGCGCGAGATGCCCGGCCCGGCCACCGCCCCGCTCTTCGCGAAGGCGCGCGAGCACGGCATGGCGATGTCCTTCGGCTATGCCGAGCTGACGCCGGAGGGCCGGCACTTCAACACCTCGATCCTGGTCGATCGCGACGGCACCCTCGTCGGCAAGTACCGCAAGGTGCACCTGCCCGGCCACGACGAGTTCGACCATGAGCGCTCGCACCAGCACCTGGAGAAGCGCTACTTCGAGCCCGGCGATCTCGGCTTCCCGGTCTGGCGGATGCTGGGCGGCATCCTCGGCATGTGCATCTGCAACGACCGGCGCTGGCCCGAGACCTACCGGGTGATGGGCTTGCAGGGCGTCGAGATGGTGATGCTCGGCTTCAACACCCCCTCGGTCAACGCGCAGCGCGGCGCGGAAGGAATCGAGGAGCGGCTCTTCCACCACCGCCTCTCGGTCCAGGCCGGCGCCTACCAGAACGCCACCTGGGTCGTGGCGGTGGCGAAGGCCGGATCGGAAGACGGGCACCACCTCACCGGCGGCACCCTGATCGTCGATCCGAACGGGAAGATCGTGGCGGAACTCCCCGGCGAGGCCGACGGGGTGATCGTCCACCCCTGCGACCTCGACGAGACCCGGTTCGGCAAGGAGACGATCTTCGACTTCGCCCGCCACCGCCGCATCGAGCATTACGGCCGCATCACCGCGCAGACCGGCGTGGTGCTGCCAGAGTGA
- a CDS encoding aspartate/glutamate racemase family protein, with amino-acid sequence MTASRRILVINPNSNEAVTRGLDGALAPIGRPGIAIDCRTLAEGPFGIQSQADVEQVALPLRDLVRREAADAYVIACYSDPGLHVCREATDRPVLGIAECGILTALARADRFGVIAVASRSIPRHLRALRQMGVIERLAGERALEMTVAETASGPDTLSRMIAVGRDLRDRDGAGVIVMGCAGMAVHRRGLEQELGIPVIDPTQAAVAMAIGIVAVA; translated from the coding sequence ATGACGGCCAGCCGGCGCATCCTCGTCATCAACCCCAACTCGAACGAGGCCGTGACCCGCGGCCTCGACGGGGCACTGGCGCCCATCGGGCGGCCCGGCATCGCCATCGACTGCCGTACCCTCGCCGAGGGCCCGTTCGGCATCCAGTCGCAGGCCGATGTCGAGCAGGTGGCCCTGCCGTTGCGCGACCTCGTGCGGCGCGAGGCGGCGGACGCCTACGTCATCGCCTGCTACTCCGATCCCGGCCTCCACGTCTGCCGCGAGGCGACCGACCGGCCGGTGCTCGGCATCGCCGAGTGCGGGATCCTCACCGCGCTCGCCCGGGCCGACCGGTTCGGCGTCATCGCGGTGGCGAGCCGCTCGATCCCGCGCCACCTGCGGGCGTTGCGCCAGATGGGCGTGATCGAGCGGCTGGCGGGCGAGCGGGCGCTCGAGATGACCGTTGCCGAGACGGCGAGCGGCCCGGACACGCTGTCCCGGATGATCGCCGTCGGCCGCGACCTGCGCGACCGGGACGGGGCAGGGGTCATCGTGATGGGCTGCGCCGGCATGGCGGTCCACCGGCGCGGCCTCGAGCAGGAGCTCGGCATCCCGGTCATCGACCCGACCCAGGCCGCGGTGGCGATGGCGATCGGGATCGTGGCTGTCGCCTAA
- the hydA gene encoding dihydropyrimidinase has translation MSEPTFDTVIRGGTVATASDVFSADLGLRDGKIAAIGLDLAPGRHEIDATGKLVLPGGVDSHAHIEQLSASGLMNADTWESATRSAALGGTTSVIAFAAQHVGMDLAKVVEDYTALARAGAVIDYAFHLIIADATEKALSQDIPALARAGHTSLKAFMTYDRLRLADEALLDLMAAAKEVGALVCVHAENHGLIAFASRQLLKEGKTAPKYHAASHPRLSESEAFERVVRFSQYLDQPVMIFHVSTEEGAAILRRARGEGAKVYAETCPQYLFLTESDLDRPGLEGAKWMCSPPLRETRDQEALWRALDLGDLQTVSSDHAPYRYDETGKLKAGANATFKEIANGMPGLQMRLPLLFDAMVSGGRLGLKKFVEITATAPARIYGLANKGSVAVGMDADLCLWDPSRRVTLSDAMVEDRTGFTPYAGREVTGWPETVLCRGRVIVDGGAVTAETGSGAPIRRA, from the coding sequence ATGAGTGAACCCACCTTCGACACCGTGATCCGCGGCGGCACCGTCGCGACCGCGAGCGACGTCTTCTCCGCCGATCTCGGCCTGCGCGACGGAAAGATCGCGGCGATCGGCCTCGACCTCGCCCCCGGCCGGCACGAGATCGACGCCACGGGCAAACTGGTGCTGCCGGGCGGGGTCGACAGCCACGCCCATATCGAGCAGCTCTCGGCCTCCGGCCTGATGAACGCCGATACCTGGGAGAGCGCCACCCGCTCGGCGGCGCTCGGCGGCACGACCAGCGTCATCGCCTTCGCGGCCCAGCATGTCGGCATGGATCTGGCGAAGGTGGTCGAGGACTACACGGCACTGGCGCGGGCCGGGGCAGTGATCGACTACGCCTTCCACCTCATCATCGCGGACGCGACCGAGAAGGCCTTGAGCCAGGACATCCCGGCGCTGGCCCGCGCCGGGCATACCTCGCTCAAGGCGTTCATGACCTATGACCGCCTGCGGCTCGCCGACGAGGCGTTGCTCGACCTGATGGCGGCGGCGAAGGAGGTCGGCGCGCTGGTCTGCGTCCACGCCGAGAATCACGGGCTGATCGCCTTCGCCAGCCGGCAGCTCCTCAAGGAGGGCAAGACGGCGCCGAAATACCACGCCGCGAGCCATCCGCGCCTCTCGGAATCGGAGGCGTTCGAGCGGGTGGTGCGGTTCTCGCAGTATCTCGACCAGCCGGTGATGATCTTCCACGTCTCGACCGAGGAGGGCGCCGCGATCCTGCGCCGGGCCCGCGGCGAGGGCGCCAAGGTCTATGCCGAGACCTGCCCGCAATACCTCTTCCTCACCGAATCCGACCTCGACCGGCCGGGCCTGGAGGGGGCCAAGTGGATGTGCTCCCCGCCGCTGCGCGAGACCCGCGACCAGGAGGCCCTGTGGCGCGCCCTCGATCTCGGCGACCTCCAGACCGTCTCCTCGGACCACGCGCCCTACCGCTACGACGAGACCGGCAAGCTCAAGGCCGGCGCGAACGCGACCTTCAAGGAGATCGCCAACGGCATGCCGGGCCTGCAGATGCGCCTGCCGCTCCTCTTCGACGCGATGGTGTCGGGCGGGCGCCTGGGCCTCAAGAAGTTCGTCGAGATCACCGCGACGGCGCCGGCGCGGATCTACGGCCTCGCGAACAAGGGCTCGGTGGCGGTGGGGATGGACGCCGACCTCTGCCTCTGGGACCCGTCCAGGCGCGTGACGCTCTCGGACGCGATGGTCGAGGACCGCACCGGCTTCACGCCCTATGCCGGCCGTGAGGTGACCGGCTGGCCCGAGACGGTCCTGTGCCGCGGCCGGGTGATCGTCGACGGTGGGGCGGTCACGGCCGAGACCGGCAGCGGGGCGCCGATCCGGCGAGCCTGA